The Cololabis saira isolate AMF1-May2022 chromosome 5, fColSai1.1, whole genome shotgun sequence genome segment gaaaaaagtcgaaatttcgagaaaaatgtcgaaatatcaagattaaaaaggaaaggaaaagggaagaaaaaagagaaaaaaagaagaagaaaaaaaagaagaaaaaaaagaaaaaagaaaaaaagaaaagagaaaaaaagaaaaagaagaataaatgggaaaaaaagaaaaaaaaagaaaaaaattaaaaaaggaaaaaaaaggtcaaacatttttgaaaaagctccagggagccactaagggcgctaaagagctgcctGCGGCTCtaggggttgccgacccccgatttacacgaacctgcataaacagctgttaaggtgctatgagcagccaaatcTACAGGGGGCAgagtaacgagaagcataaattcatgctagccaatcatcggaatcctggaaaaaaacatcaacaaattacgtttctgtcgcataatgtgatgttctgaagctttaatgtccgtttccctctgtttacaagcaaacgtgaagacagagattttgcaaatctccaccttggccagagttttcagaaattatcgtttttggtgactttgagtgTAAACGAATGgctaaaacgcatgaaaacaccaccgtttttgctacatgtaaacagggcctaaatatcgtcgtcaacgaacctttatcacctgaggataACGAGACGAGATgcaaatgctggtcatgtgacgataacgataattaaatatataatgcaatatcgtagcagtggtcaccaaccctggtcctcaagatctACTGTCCCGCATGTGTTGGGTGTTTCCCGGCCTCAGCACacatgattctaattaacggccttcatcagctttttatcaaggtctggacagttctgttgttgacacagctccttttatcacggtgtaatgaaggggaaacatctaaaacatgcaggacagtagatctcggggaccagggttgaagaccaatATCGTAgagcagtgcttctcaatcctggtcctcgagtaccactgtcctgcatgttttagatgtttccctgcaccaacacacctgattctaattaacggccttcatcagcttgtcaccaaggtctgcacagttctgttgatgacacacgtacttttatcacggtgtgctgaagcagggtagcatctaaaacatgcaggacagtggtactcgaggaccaggattgagaaacactgtcgtagaggaataaaaatgagactaaaatgtagattacaaaataaaaactctgctaaaatgtgtcgagacgagacgaaatgttctaccaaagatccttaatgtccatgttttcagtagtttctctggtttagttctgctgggtgacgctagtcctcaatcccagtcgctgcagcggggaatcagatccagaagatgcagctgcagagttagaggctgatgccgttaacgcagagctctaggttcacgttattaaaaacaaagttacagagagaaacacggggatcttctctggggctggagaagaagaagaagatccatctttggatacactttcctacatagacgtggaaaagaaaacccaatgtgtcgttgaaaaagataaatatgttgtaaactcaaattagagtcttctgtatctggaatgaatgtattcttgagtctaaaaggtaacaataataggcctgtgttgaaaaaatcgatttcccaattctaaatcgattctcatattaattcctaaaaatcgattcatacgtctaaagatcgatttttttctttttttttcttttatttatttatgtatttttttttcatcattacattacaacttttggttatttttttgtttatccccaaaaaaggaatgttttgttggacatgagaataactggtggCATGTTTTGgcctaaatatgtttaaaggtatgaaaacattaaagttttcagttataattgcataaattgtctatatttcattactttatacactgtcttggggttacatttgcaaaaaatgctaaaaaccaaatgctcaaaaattaaaaaccaaaataaactgaaaatggaacaaataaaaacggaatgtgggaaaaaataaaaccgatttcatccgtctctgtttcctctctggatctgtttggtaattctgacccacatgatgtttctgaaagcagttctatcagcattctgggagctgattggtccttacagcatcattagctgccaatacttgctatttaatctcaatataatactagtagtaatattttgcataactacagtcatataattcatgcaacagctgaatcttaagaatcggaatcgaatctattcttgacatttgaatggatccccagccctaaacaataatataataataagataaccttgtttgaattgtaaaatgggtttggctaaatacaatctttgactaaaactaaaatggtcctggacaattctgactaaaatgctcagacttttagtcgactgaaacttgacacgactaaaaggagaatgaacgtgactaaaactaataaaaactaaaatgatagcttgactcaAAGACTAAACTAAATCAGGCTGCCAGAAACAACTGTACCTGGACGAGTGGACCGGCCGGTTCCTGACGCTCAGGATCTGCGGCGGCAGCTCGGGCCGGTTCCTCCGGACGGGGCCGACCATCGTCAGCTCCCGGCTGAGCAGCTCCTGCCCCACGTCGTACGTGGTGAGCAGCTGATCGCAGGTGACCACGTGGCCCCTGAGGCCCCGCGTCAGCTCCAGCACCGTCTGCGTCTCCCGGGCGCCGCCGGGCGCCGCCCCCTCCGGCGTCCCGGTGTAGACCAGCATCCTCCAGGCGTAGGAGGACGCGGCGTCGCACGCCGTCCACACCTTGATGCCGCACTTGGCCGGCTTGGACGGCAGGaactgcctgaaggggcagcgGCCCCGGAAGGCCAGCAGCCGCTTGTCCAGCGTCACGCCGGGCCCGGGCCGGTACAGGGCCGGCAGCCGGGCCGCCCACTCGTCCCACAGGGGGCGGATGGCCGCCAGCTTGTCCCCCCGCCGCCGGCCGGGGCCGGACTCCCGGGCGGCGAACCGGAGGACCCGCGAGAACATGTGGAAGCTCTGCAAGGACATGGTGGCGCCGAAGATGGCCCGGCCCGTCTCGGGGTCCCACAGGCTGGCGGTGGACTCGCCCCGGGACCGGTAGACCCCGGCCAGCAGCAGGACCCCCAGGTAGGCCCGCAGGTGCGTCAGGTCCACGTCCTTCCACTGCTCCTCCAGGACCCGCCGGCCCTCCAGGTTGGTCCAGCCCCGGATCATCTCCAGGATGGATTCGGGGATCAGCAGCTCGAAGGACGACAGGATGTCGTGGACGTGGGTCACGGCCAGCTGGGTCGGTCCTGGCGCCGCCGTTGTCGTCACGGTAACGCCGGAGCGGGACGGCTCACGCACCGGGGACGGAAACCACTCGACGCGGCCGTCCCTGGACTTGCAGGAGCCCCGCGGGGCTCCTCCAGACGGGGGATGAGGGGCCTCCTCCGGCACCGGCTCGTCCTCAAACTCGCTGTCGCACTCGGACTCGATCTCGATGACGTCTTCGTCCTCCGAGacgtcctcgtcctcctccccgCTGCCCGTCTCGTCCTCCGCTCGGACCAGCTCCCGGCTATCCATGGTGTGACTGGCggaggatggaggatgaggCGGCTTTGGTATCGTCTCTCACTCCTCCCACGACGGCTGCAGGGAACAGAGCAGAAGGAGTCGCGTCTCTCTGATAAGCCCAGTCTGTGTTTGTCTGCTTGCAGGTCAAACTGACCTGAACATCCTGTGAGCTGCAGAAACGTGTGGGTGTTCAGCCTCACGTGCAAAAACCAGCCTCGGCTCGGGAGTTTCAGCTCCACAACTTTCTGATTCATATTTTTATTGATGCAAGAGTAACAAAGGCACTTACATACGCCAGGgcacattggtgacagcaaCATGGTTGTATGCACCAGTGGATTTAAATGTACATacttttaaggcaaggcaagataaggcaaggcaaatgtatttatatagcacaattcaacacaatgtaattcaaagtgctttacaatttacattaaaagcggcaagacataattagacagtaaataacaaatttaTTGTTCCGGAGgcggaccagctgctggagcagtgctgcgtcatggagggggtggtcctgggcgcACCCCGGCCACGGCcgcggatgccgtctggcccgaggccgccctgggcccagtcccgagagcggccctctcggcggtcggcccgaGGGCCACCTCCCGACCAGTCTCGGCAGTCGGCCGAACCGGGAAGGCCCGGAGGTTCGGATGGCGGTtcctggcttcctctcccgctctcttttcctctctttttgttaactgtttaataaaagaTTTTGTCCCAGTGAGCTAAACATCCTTTCTCTGGACTGGTTAATAAGATCGTTGATAGTGTGAATAATTCTCCTAATATTTGCTTTATTAAAATAGAAGTCATGACATGGGAAACATGAGTATTTCTGTTAAAATGTTGTTAAAAATCTACAGTAAAATTGAGTTAAAGAGTAAATATTAAGCTTAAAATTGTAAGTCTGTACAGAAAATAATTGATGTTAAatgagcatgaggctccttttaagaaatgagactctctagcgccacccttcaccacgacggccgtcgggggtactgcagccaacagtgaagccggcacgggagaacggggagaacgtgcatgcagcgtcatgtgacgtcacatccgcaggacagcgcgggaaattcggccccacaattgcagcacattttgcagcacacagcctgttcaaggcaacagagagatacactagagggctcattctttttggtttggaacgcttcatctgacattattactagaaaacgtaAAACgtatatacacatttttttaataaatcctgcctcaatcctgcctcaggCTCCTTTAAacttaaggaaaacggcttaaCTTAAAAGTAAATGGATCTATAAATAGAACTAGATTTCTGTTCATTAATTCAAtatttatatgcattttaacTACAGCTGTtgcttatttactttatttgagTTATCCTTAGGTAAAATGTAGGCATAAAATATACCCATGTTTATACTTAGCAGGATGCtgaattttatttacatttgtttgctgtcgccatgatgacggaggtggcgtaagtgatgtgaaataattatttttagcaaaaaacacaagcgtttcctacttctaaccaatcataagtggtgcaATAACCTAACCAGAGCGTtgtccagccacaaaatatcatttttaattgcttttgaaccaggaagtggagacaggcgatatcaaaattcattgttttaaccattctcccttttcgtcaaccacagggaattccctgggcatcccctctacgtcatagagtgacgagcggagatcctgatcacgtgacgagtgCCCTGATCGCGGATGTGTG includes the following:
- the LOC133443736 gene encoding piggyBac transposable element-derived protein 4-like, coding for MDSRELVRAEDETGSGEEDEDVSEDEDVIEIESECDSEFEDEPVPEEAPHPPSGGAPRGSCKSRDGRVEWFPSPVREPSRSGVTVTTTAAPGPTQLAVTHVHDILSSFELLIPESILEMIRGWTNLEGRRVLEEQWKDVDLTHLRAYLGVLLLAGVYRSRGESTASLWDPETGRAIFGATMSLQSFHMFSRVLRFAARESGPGRRRGDKLAAIRPLWDEWAARLPALYRPGPGVTLDKRLLAFRGRCPFRQFLPSKPAKCGIKVWTACDAASSYAWRMLVYTGTPEGAAPGGARETQTVLELTRGLRGHVVTCDQLLTTYDVGQELLSRELTMVGPVRRNRPELPPQILSVRNRPVHSSRFMFTADTALVSYIPKKGKNVVLMSTRGLDGAVSEREDRRPEVVLDHEATRGGVEALDALLSRYSCKRRTLRWPLVIFFDILDVSAHNAFVLWTALRPGWQRKQFRRRRLFLEELGKALVTPHIQRRQHVPRNPAALAIVRRVKDDGGVAPASPPETAARKRKRCALCPPSRDYKTQTTCSNCHKFICGGHTLKFCSSCVL